One window of the Cherax quadricarinatus isolate ZL_2023a chromosome 50, ASM3850222v1, whole genome shotgun sequence genome contains the following:
- the LOC138850905 gene encoding uncharacterized protein, whose product MKVLIAVAALLAICLVVDSAEHDLFAETSLPSHHHGIFRGDHHHPSKRGAEARVVTNPEYYSGGYDGLPKYRYYGIHYPGFRGKRSAESDPGHHRCGDFPSHFGFHGKRSAEANPGPAAEPLADPEANPSHFYGSRGLYRHSGVKHGVYTHYGNFN is encoded by the exons ATGAAGGTTCTG ATCGCTGTTGCTGCCCTCCTGGCTATCTGCTTGGTTGTTGACAGTGCTGAGCATGATCTGTTTGCTGAGACTAGTTTACCTTCACACCACCACGGGATCTTCCGAggagaccaccaccaccccagtaagAGGGGCGCTGAGGCTCGAGTTGTCACCAATCCCGAGTATTACAGTGGAGGCTATGATGGCCTCCCAAAATATCGTTATTATGGAATCCATTATCCAGGTTTCCGAGGTAAGAGGAGCGCTGAGTCCGATCCTGGCCATCACCGCTGTGGTGACTTCCCAAGTCATTTTGGCTTCCATGGTAAAAGAAGCGCAGAAGCCAACCCTGGACCTGCAGCAGAACCCCTGGCTGACCCTGAAGCCAATCCCTCTCATTTCTACGGCAGTCGTGGGCTCTACCGTCACTCAGGAGTGAAACATGGCGTCTACACACACTACGGAAACTTCAACTGA